One window of Pieris napi chromosome 1, ilPieNapi1.2, whole genome shotgun sequence genomic DNA carries:
- the LOC125051137 gene encoding atrial natriuretic peptide-converting enzyme-like isoform X4: MVNGNYVLYGDRPASESEMVDDHVHRKTVERKAKRKSNRSANDLQRSLNLAQKLDNETDSDKFEKKIKEPRLLRYVPTTEVQEHFVAEKFETYDLKPIEEPMKRYTFAKKPKNHADGSINYAYSRSSSSCSSPNGNLPTISEHGEQYGTYRVRSIQTSSNEGIGEYQTKFDKYFTSPRDVKSFSDKGSHPDSLYRVPSDRGSSTRKIVHMLRLLRWPVALFGVCVALAIFVYFLMPDNLGQEFDKINATNWEENFSSAQSYSTSSSTSGPLNRNISKSVNVPQCRSTRLSICRGILPYDLAGLPARIGKKEVTLLLPQIEYLVATNCSDRVRHFACSLLEPECSPPPFSSKLPCYSLCKAIADSCEGYIPTELSPIFNCNQYSSSNCANARSPCFARELTCGDGTCVPRDWICDGTRDCPGGEDEAPCSTCEENEFRCQSGLCIVNRWVCDGYSDCPDGDDEIDESCRSHTNVEVQEPGEELAGSAPAPSIRKPYRQPQSRQNNGETDSKELLMTSDSTNALKRNFTRRPSPSRLTPYSRPMLKSRKEPEQTTIENLTEKSAASYRKNFRKQTQRVPEIKKDVSEDMDQFYVDVIKEDERTAETPPPVATKLDKSIDNLERVIDGAGLLRKAALARKQDLSRELNATEEDFGYNSAHASPCPNEELRCVDGRCITLAQLCDGTIDCSDHADEDNCYT; this comes from the exons ATGGTCAATGGAAACTACGTTCTATATGGCGATAGACCAGCTTCAGAATCTGAAATGGTCGATGACCACGTGCATAGGAAAACCGTTGAGCGTAAAGCAAAACGCAAATCTAATAGATCTGCCAACGATCTACAGCGCTCGTTAAACTTAGCGCAGAAGTTAGATAACGAAACAGACTCGGACAAATtcgaaaagaaaataaaggaGCCAAGGCTACTTCGCTACGTACCAACTACGGAAGTGCAAGAACATTTTGTTGCGGAGAAATTTGAGACCTACGACTTAAAGCCTATAGAAGAACCAATGAAGAGATACACGTTTGCAAAAAAGCCAAAAAATCACGCAGATGGCTCAATAAACTACGCTTACTCCCGGTCGAGTAGCAGTTGCAGTTCACCTAATGGTAATCTGCCGACTATATCTGAACACGGAGAGCAGTATGGTACATACAGAGTTCGATCTATACAGACATCTTCGAATGAGGGAATTGGTGAATACCAAACAAAAtttgacaaatattttacatcacCGAGAGACGTCAAATCATTCAGTGATAAG GGCTCACATCCCGACAGCCTGTACCGTGTGCCTTCAGACCGTGGGAGCAGTACCAGAAAAATCGTCCACATGCTGCGTTTACTTCGGTGGCCCGTAGCTCTATTTGGAGTGTGCGTTGCTCTAGCCATATTCGTCTATTTTCTTATGCCTG ATAACCTGGGTCAAGAATTCGATAAGATAAACGCAACTAATTGGGAAGAGAACTTCTCCAGTGCTCAATCCTACTCAACTTCCTCTTCGACGTCTGGTCCACTTAACAGGAATATAAGTAAATCTGTCAACG TGCCCCAATGCCGGTCCACGCGTCTTTCCATATGTCGAGGCATCTTGCCCTACGACTTAGCAGGTCTTCCAGCTAGGATTGGAAAGAAAGAAGTGACTTTACTGCTACCACAGATTGAATACCTGGTGGCCACTAACTGCAGCGACCGAGTGCGACACTTCGCGTGTTCACTATTAGAACCAGAATGCAGTCCACCTCCTTTTTCATCAAAACTACCCTGTTATAGTTTGTGTAAAG CTATCGCAGACAGTTGCGAAGGCTACATACCAACGGAGCTGTCACCGATCTTCAACTGTAACCAGTATTCGAGTAGCAATTGTGCCAACGCACGAAGCCCTTGCTTCGCCAGGGAGCTGACTTGTGGTGATGGCACCTGCGTGCCCCGGGATTGGATCTGTGACGGAACCCGGGACTGTCCAGGCGGAGAGGATGAGGCGCCTTGTTCCACCTGCGAGGAGAATGAATTCCG GTGCCAGTCAGGTCTATGCATTGTGAACCGTTGGGTCTGCGACGGATATTCCGACTGCCCTGATGGCGATGACGAAATTGACGAATCTTGTCGCTCTCATACGAATGTGGAAGTGCAAGAACCAGGGGAAGAGCTAGCCGGTTCTGCACCTGCTCCTTCCATTCGCAAACCTTACAGACAACCGCAGTCACGTCAAAACAATG GAGAGACAGACAGCAAGGAGCTGTTAATGACAAGTGATTCGACGAACGCTTTGAAACGTAACTTCACAAGGCGTCCTTCACCTTCTCGTCTCACACCCTATTCGAGACCCATGCTGAAATCCCGCAAAGAACCAGAACAAACCACGATAGAGAATTTAACAGAAAAATCCGCGGCGTCATATAGAAAAAACTTCAGGAAACAAACCCAAAGAGTacctgaaattaaaaaagatgtaTCTGAAGATATGGATCAATTCTACGTTGACGTGATAAAGGAAGATGAACGAACGGCGGAAACGCCTCCGCCAGTTGCGACCAAATTGGACAAGAGCATAGACAACTTAGAGAGAGTCATTGATGGAGCTGGATTATTGAGG aaagcGGCCCTTGCCCGTAAACAGGATTTGTCCCGTGAATTGAACGCTACAGAAGAAGACTTTGGTTACAACAGTGCCCACGCATCGCCATGTCCCAACGAGGAATTACGTTGCGTTGACGGCCGATGTATCACTTTAGCCCAACTGTGTGACGGAACCATAGACTGTAGCGATCACGCCGACGAGGACAATTGCTATACATAA
- the LOC125051137 gene encoding uncharacterized protein LOC125051137 isoform X1 produces MVNGNYVLYGDRPASESEMVDDHVHRKTVERKAKRKSNRSANDLQRSLNLAQKLDNETDSDKFEKKIKEPRLLRYVPTTEVQEHFVAEKFETYDLKPIEEPMKRYTFAKKPKNHADGSINYAYSRSSSSCSSPNGNLPTISEHGEQYGTYRVRSIQTSSNEGIGEYQTKFDKYFTSPRDVKSFSDKGSHPDSLYRVPSDRGSSTRKIVHMLRLLRWPVALFGVCVALAIFVYFLMPDNLGQEFDKINATNWEENFSSAQSYSTSSSTSGPLNRNISKSVNGTKTSEIDFNEADNITNISSIIAESSTTRKLPITPVFPTNIEPEVQYGNDDDSMRKPKLLFNTNTPDESTFRPHITHHPEKPLAIYFKDAEAVSTTTTEKITTEIIKKAETSNTLPKLEEKTTNTPVFAPQPKPLVTINVESPAEIPKTYARLQNTYNSNSKITPDIQEYYRRPEYESKVKFTSGHSKLFGISMEDSDKIKSTTQSSLYNTRVSPTLPTWKDRDYSTTKNPINSLSDVPQCRSTRLSICRGILPYDLAGLPARIGKKEVTLLLPQIEYLVATNCSDRVRHFACSLLEPECSPPPFSSKLPCYSLCKAIADSCEGYIPTELSPIFNCNQYSSSNCANARSPCFARELTCGDGTCVPRDWICDGTRDCPGGEDEAPCSTCEENEFRCQSGLCIVNRWVCDGYSDCPDGDDEIDESCRSHTNVEVQEPGEELAGSAPAPSIRKPYRQPQSRQNNGETDSKELLMTSDSTNALKRNFTRRPSPSRLTPYSRPMLKSRKEPEQTTIENLTEKSAASYRKNFRKQTQRVPEIKKDVSEDMDQFYVDVIKEDERTAETPPPVATKLDKSIDNLERVIDGAGLLRKAALARKQDLSRELNATEEDFGYNSAHASPCPNEELRCVDGRCITLAQLCDGTIDCSDHADEDNCYT; encoded by the exons ATGGTCAATGGAAACTACGTTCTATATGGCGATAGACCAGCTTCAGAATCTGAAATGGTCGATGACCACGTGCATAGGAAAACCGTTGAGCGTAAAGCAAAACGCAAATCTAATAGATCTGCCAACGATCTACAGCGCTCGTTAAACTTAGCGCAGAAGTTAGATAACGAAACAGACTCGGACAAATtcgaaaagaaaataaaggaGCCAAGGCTACTTCGCTACGTACCAACTACGGAAGTGCAAGAACATTTTGTTGCGGAGAAATTTGAGACCTACGACTTAAAGCCTATAGAAGAACCAATGAAGAGATACACGTTTGCAAAAAAGCCAAAAAATCACGCAGATGGCTCAATAAACTACGCTTACTCCCGGTCGAGTAGCAGTTGCAGTTCACCTAATGGTAATCTGCCGACTATATCTGAACACGGAGAGCAGTATGGTACATACAGAGTTCGATCTATACAGACATCTTCGAATGAGGGAATTGGTGAATACCAAACAAAAtttgacaaatattttacatcacCGAGAGACGTCAAATCATTCAGTGATAAG GGCTCACATCCCGACAGCCTGTACCGTGTGCCTTCAGACCGTGGGAGCAGTACCAGAAAAATCGTCCACATGCTGCGTTTACTTCGGTGGCCCGTAGCTCTATTTGGAGTGTGCGTTGCTCTAGCCATATTCGTCTATTTTCTTATGCCTG ATAACCTGGGTCAAGAATTCGATAAGATAAACGCAACTAATTGGGAAGAGAACTTCTCCAGTGCTCAATCCTACTCAACTTCCTCTTCGACGTCTGGTCCACTTAACAGGAATATAAGTAAATCTGTCAACG gtACGAAAACTTCTGAGATAGATTTCAATGAAGCTGATAACATCACAAATATCTCTTCTATAATCGCAGAATCCAGCACCACAAGAAAATTGCCAATAACTCCCGTCTTCCCGACCAATATAGAACCCGAGGTACAATATGGAAACGATGACGACAGTATGAGAAAACCAAAACtactttttaatacaaatacacCAGATGAGTCCACATTCAGGCCACATATAACGCATCATCCTGAAAAACCGTTGGCGATTTACTTCAAAGATGCTGAAGCTGTATCCACAACAACCACTGAGAAAATTACcacagaaataataaaaaaagctgAAACCTCTAATACGTTGCCAAAATTGGAAGAGAAAACCACAAACACTCCTGTGTTCGCACCACAGCCTAAACCTCTGGTTACTATAAACGTTGAGTCGCCGGCAGAAATACCGAAAACTTATGCAAGGTTACAGAATACGTataattcaaactcaaaaattaCGCCTGACATCCAGGAGTATTACAGGCGGCCAGAATATGAATCCAAAGTGAAGTTCACCTCAGGTCATTCAAAACTTTTTGGTATATCTATGGAGGATTCAGATAAAATTAAGTCCACAACTCAAAGCTCGTTATATAACACTAGAGTTTCTCCTACACTTCCCACTTGGAAAGATAGAGATTATAGCACTACTAAAAATCCTATTAACTCTCTATCTGATG TGCCCCAATGCCGGTCCACGCGTCTTTCCATATGTCGAGGCATCTTGCCCTACGACTTAGCAGGTCTTCCAGCTAGGATTGGAAAGAAAGAAGTGACTTTACTGCTACCACAGATTGAATACCTGGTGGCCACTAACTGCAGCGACCGAGTGCGACACTTCGCGTGTTCACTATTAGAACCAGAATGCAGTCCACCTCCTTTTTCATCAAAACTACCCTGTTATAGTTTGTGTAAAG CTATCGCAGACAGTTGCGAAGGCTACATACCAACGGAGCTGTCACCGATCTTCAACTGTAACCAGTATTCGAGTAGCAATTGTGCCAACGCACGAAGCCCTTGCTTCGCCAGGGAGCTGACTTGTGGTGATGGCACCTGCGTGCCCCGGGATTGGATCTGTGACGGAACCCGGGACTGTCCAGGCGGAGAGGATGAGGCGCCTTGTTCCACCTGCGAGGAGAATGAATTCCG GTGCCAGTCAGGTCTATGCATTGTGAACCGTTGGGTCTGCGACGGATATTCCGACTGCCCTGATGGCGATGACGAAATTGACGAATCTTGTCGCTCTCATACGAATGTGGAAGTGCAAGAACCAGGGGAAGAGCTAGCCGGTTCTGCACCTGCTCCTTCCATTCGCAAACCTTACAGACAACCGCAGTCACGTCAAAACAATG GAGAGACAGACAGCAAGGAGCTGTTAATGACAAGTGATTCGACGAACGCTTTGAAACGTAACTTCACAAGGCGTCCTTCACCTTCTCGTCTCACACCCTATTCGAGACCCATGCTGAAATCCCGCAAAGAACCAGAACAAACCACGATAGAGAATTTAACAGAAAAATCCGCGGCGTCATATAGAAAAAACTTCAGGAAACAAACCCAAAGAGTacctgaaattaaaaaagatgtaTCTGAAGATATGGATCAATTCTACGTTGACGTGATAAAGGAAGATGAACGAACGGCGGAAACGCCTCCGCCAGTTGCGACCAAATTGGACAAGAGCATAGACAACTTAGAGAGAGTCATTGATGGAGCTGGATTATTGAGG aaagcGGCCCTTGCCCGTAAACAGGATTTGTCCCGTGAATTGAACGCTACAGAAGAAGACTTTGGTTACAACAGTGCCCACGCATCGCCATGTCCCAACGAGGAATTACGTTGCGTTGACGGCCGATGTATCACTTTAGCCCAACTGTGTGACGGAACCATAGACTGTAGCGATCACGCCGACGAGGACAATTGCTATACATAA
- the LOC125051137 gene encoding uncharacterized protein LOC125051137 isoform X2 produces MVNGNYVLYGDRPASESEMVDDHVHRKTVERKAKRKSNRSANDLQRSLNLAQKLDNETDSDKFEKKIKEPRLLRYVPTTEVQEHFVAEKFETYDLKPIEEPMKRYTFAKKPKNHADGSINYAYSRSSSSCSSPNGNLPTISEHGEQYGTYRVRSIQTSSNEGIGEYQTKFDKYFTSPRDVKSFSDKGSHPDSLYRVPSDRGSSTRKIVHMLRLLRWPVALFGVCVALAIFVYFLMPDNLGQEFDKINATNWEENFSSAQSYSTSSSTSGPLNRNISKSVNESSTTRKLPITPVFPTNIEPEVQYGNDDDSMRKPKLLFNTNTPDESTFRPHITHHPEKPLAIYFKDAEAVSTTTTEKITTEIIKKAETSNTLPKLEEKTTNTPVFAPQPKPLVTINVESPAEIPKTYARLQNTYNSNSKITPDIQEYYRRPEYESKVKFTSGHSKLFGISMEDSDKIKSTTQSSLYNTRVSPTLPTWKDRDYSTTKNPINSLSDVPQCRSTRLSICRGILPYDLAGLPARIGKKEVTLLLPQIEYLVATNCSDRVRHFACSLLEPECSPPPFSSKLPCYSLCKAIADSCEGYIPTELSPIFNCNQYSSSNCANARSPCFARELTCGDGTCVPRDWICDGTRDCPGGEDEAPCSTCEENEFRCQSGLCIVNRWVCDGYSDCPDGDDEIDESCRSHTNVEVQEPGEELAGSAPAPSIRKPYRQPQSRQNNGETDSKELLMTSDSTNALKRNFTRRPSPSRLTPYSRPMLKSRKEPEQTTIENLTEKSAASYRKNFRKQTQRVPEIKKDVSEDMDQFYVDVIKEDERTAETPPPVATKLDKSIDNLERVIDGAGLLRKAALARKQDLSRELNATEEDFGYNSAHASPCPNEELRCVDGRCITLAQLCDGTIDCSDHADEDNCYT; encoded by the exons ATGGTCAATGGAAACTACGTTCTATATGGCGATAGACCAGCTTCAGAATCTGAAATGGTCGATGACCACGTGCATAGGAAAACCGTTGAGCGTAAAGCAAAACGCAAATCTAATAGATCTGCCAACGATCTACAGCGCTCGTTAAACTTAGCGCAGAAGTTAGATAACGAAACAGACTCGGACAAATtcgaaaagaaaataaaggaGCCAAGGCTACTTCGCTACGTACCAACTACGGAAGTGCAAGAACATTTTGTTGCGGAGAAATTTGAGACCTACGACTTAAAGCCTATAGAAGAACCAATGAAGAGATACACGTTTGCAAAAAAGCCAAAAAATCACGCAGATGGCTCAATAAACTACGCTTACTCCCGGTCGAGTAGCAGTTGCAGTTCACCTAATGGTAATCTGCCGACTATATCTGAACACGGAGAGCAGTATGGTACATACAGAGTTCGATCTATACAGACATCTTCGAATGAGGGAATTGGTGAATACCAAACAAAAtttgacaaatattttacatcacCGAGAGACGTCAAATCATTCAGTGATAAG GGCTCACATCCCGACAGCCTGTACCGTGTGCCTTCAGACCGTGGGAGCAGTACCAGAAAAATCGTCCACATGCTGCGTTTACTTCGGTGGCCCGTAGCTCTATTTGGAGTGTGCGTTGCTCTAGCCATATTCGTCTATTTTCTTATGCCTG ATAACCTGGGTCAAGAATTCGATAAGATAAACGCAACTAATTGGGAAGAGAACTTCTCCAGTGCTCAATCCTACTCAACTTCCTCTTCGACGTCTGGTCCACTTAACAGGAATATAAGTAAATCTGTCAACG AATCCAGCACCACAAGAAAATTGCCAATAACTCCCGTCTTCCCGACCAATATAGAACCCGAGGTACAATATGGAAACGATGACGACAGTATGAGAAAACCAAAACtactttttaatacaaatacacCAGATGAGTCCACATTCAGGCCACATATAACGCATCATCCTGAAAAACCGTTGGCGATTTACTTCAAAGATGCTGAAGCTGTATCCACAACAACCACTGAGAAAATTACcacagaaataataaaaaaagctgAAACCTCTAATACGTTGCCAAAATTGGAAGAGAAAACCACAAACACTCCTGTGTTCGCACCACAGCCTAAACCTCTGGTTACTATAAACGTTGAGTCGCCGGCAGAAATACCGAAAACTTATGCAAGGTTACAGAATACGTataattcaaactcaaaaattaCGCCTGACATCCAGGAGTATTACAGGCGGCCAGAATATGAATCCAAAGTGAAGTTCACCTCAGGTCATTCAAAACTTTTTGGTATATCTATGGAGGATTCAGATAAAATTAAGTCCACAACTCAAAGCTCGTTATATAACACTAGAGTTTCTCCTACACTTCCCACTTGGAAAGATAGAGATTATAGCACTACTAAAAATCCTATTAACTCTCTATCTGATG TGCCCCAATGCCGGTCCACGCGTCTTTCCATATGTCGAGGCATCTTGCCCTACGACTTAGCAGGTCTTCCAGCTAGGATTGGAAAGAAAGAAGTGACTTTACTGCTACCACAGATTGAATACCTGGTGGCCACTAACTGCAGCGACCGAGTGCGACACTTCGCGTGTTCACTATTAGAACCAGAATGCAGTCCACCTCCTTTTTCATCAAAACTACCCTGTTATAGTTTGTGTAAAG CTATCGCAGACAGTTGCGAAGGCTACATACCAACGGAGCTGTCACCGATCTTCAACTGTAACCAGTATTCGAGTAGCAATTGTGCCAACGCACGAAGCCCTTGCTTCGCCAGGGAGCTGACTTGTGGTGATGGCACCTGCGTGCCCCGGGATTGGATCTGTGACGGAACCCGGGACTGTCCAGGCGGAGAGGATGAGGCGCCTTGTTCCACCTGCGAGGAGAATGAATTCCG GTGCCAGTCAGGTCTATGCATTGTGAACCGTTGGGTCTGCGACGGATATTCCGACTGCCCTGATGGCGATGACGAAATTGACGAATCTTGTCGCTCTCATACGAATGTGGAAGTGCAAGAACCAGGGGAAGAGCTAGCCGGTTCTGCACCTGCTCCTTCCATTCGCAAACCTTACAGACAACCGCAGTCACGTCAAAACAATG GAGAGACAGACAGCAAGGAGCTGTTAATGACAAGTGATTCGACGAACGCTTTGAAACGTAACTTCACAAGGCGTCCTTCACCTTCTCGTCTCACACCCTATTCGAGACCCATGCTGAAATCCCGCAAAGAACCAGAACAAACCACGATAGAGAATTTAACAGAAAAATCCGCGGCGTCATATAGAAAAAACTTCAGGAAACAAACCCAAAGAGTacctgaaattaaaaaagatgtaTCTGAAGATATGGATCAATTCTACGTTGACGTGATAAAGGAAGATGAACGAACGGCGGAAACGCCTCCGCCAGTTGCGACCAAATTGGACAAGAGCATAGACAACTTAGAGAGAGTCATTGATGGAGCTGGATTATTGAGG aaagcGGCCCTTGCCCGTAAACAGGATTTGTCCCGTGAATTGAACGCTACAGAAGAAGACTTTGGTTACAACAGTGCCCACGCATCGCCATGTCCCAACGAGGAATTACGTTGCGTTGACGGCCGATGTATCACTTTAGCCCAACTGTGTGACGGAACCATAGACTGTAGCGATCACGCCGACGAGGACAATTGCTATACATAA
- the LOC125051137 gene encoding atrial natriuretic peptide-converting enzyme-like isoform X3, with the protein MEKEKIMFKGSHPDSLYRVPSDRGSSTRKIVHMLRLLRWPVALFGVCVALAIFVYFLMPDNLGQEFDKINATNWEENFSSAQSYSTSSSTSGPLNRNISKSVNGTKTSEIDFNEADNITNISSIIAESSTTRKLPITPVFPTNIEPEVQYGNDDDSMRKPKLLFNTNTPDESTFRPHITHHPEKPLAIYFKDAEAVSTTTTEKITTEIIKKAETSNTLPKLEEKTTNTPVFAPQPKPLVTINVESPAEIPKTYARLQNTYNSNSKITPDIQEYYRRPEYESKVKFTSGHSKLFGISMEDSDKIKSTTQSSLYNTRVSPTLPTWKDRDYSTTKNPINSLSDVPQCRSTRLSICRGILPYDLAGLPARIGKKEVTLLLPQIEYLVATNCSDRVRHFACSLLEPECSPPPFSSKLPCYSLCKAIADSCEGYIPTELSPIFNCNQYSSSNCANARSPCFARELTCGDGTCVPRDWICDGTRDCPGGEDEAPCSTCEENEFRCQSGLCIVNRWVCDGYSDCPDGDDEIDESCRSHTNVEVQEPGEELAGSAPAPSIRKPYRQPQSRQNNGETDSKELLMTSDSTNALKRNFTRRPSPSRLTPYSRPMLKSRKEPEQTTIENLTEKSAASYRKNFRKQTQRVPEIKKDVSEDMDQFYVDVIKEDERTAETPPPVATKLDKSIDNLERVIDGAGLLRKAALARKQDLSRELNATEEDFGYNSAHASPCPNEELRCVDGRCITLAQLCDGTIDCSDHADEDNCYT; encoded by the exons GGCTCACATCCCGACAGCCTGTACCGTGTGCCTTCAGACCGTGGGAGCAGTACCAGAAAAATCGTCCACATGCTGCGTTTACTTCGGTGGCCCGTAGCTCTATTTGGAGTGTGCGTTGCTCTAGCCATATTCGTCTATTTTCTTATGCCTG ATAACCTGGGTCAAGAATTCGATAAGATAAACGCAACTAATTGGGAAGAGAACTTCTCCAGTGCTCAATCCTACTCAACTTCCTCTTCGACGTCTGGTCCACTTAACAGGAATATAAGTAAATCTGTCAACG gtACGAAAACTTCTGAGATAGATTTCAATGAAGCTGATAACATCACAAATATCTCTTCTATAATCGCAGAATCCAGCACCACAAGAAAATTGCCAATAACTCCCGTCTTCCCGACCAATATAGAACCCGAGGTACAATATGGAAACGATGACGACAGTATGAGAAAACCAAAACtactttttaatacaaatacacCAGATGAGTCCACATTCAGGCCACATATAACGCATCATCCTGAAAAACCGTTGGCGATTTACTTCAAAGATGCTGAAGCTGTATCCACAACAACCACTGAGAAAATTACcacagaaataataaaaaaagctgAAACCTCTAATACGTTGCCAAAATTGGAAGAGAAAACCACAAACACTCCTGTGTTCGCACCACAGCCTAAACCTCTGGTTACTATAAACGTTGAGTCGCCGGCAGAAATACCGAAAACTTATGCAAGGTTACAGAATACGTataattcaaactcaaaaattaCGCCTGACATCCAGGAGTATTACAGGCGGCCAGAATATGAATCCAAAGTGAAGTTCACCTCAGGTCATTCAAAACTTTTTGGTATATCTATGGAGGATTCAGATAAAATTAAGTCCACAACTCAAAGCTCGTTATATAACACTAGAGTTTCTCCTACACTTCCCACTTGGAAAGATAGAGATTATAGCACTACTAAAAATCCTATTAACTCTCTATCTGATG TGCCCCAATGCCGGTCCACGCGTCTTTCCATATGTCGAGGCATCTTGCCCTACGACTTAGCAGGTCTTCCAGCTAGGATTGGAAAGAAAGAAGTGACTTTACTGCTACCACAGATTGAATACCTGGTGGCCACTAACTGCAGCGACCGAGTGCGACACTTCGCGTGTTCACTATTAGAACCAGAATGCAGTCCACCTCCTTTTTCATCAAAACTACCCTGTTATAGTTTGTGTAAAG CTATCGCAGACAGTTGCGAAGGCTACATACCAACGGAGCTGTCACCGATCTTCAACTGTAACCAGTATTCGAGTAGCAATTGTGCCAACGCACGAAGCCCTTGCTTCGCCAGGGAGCTGACTTGTGGTGATGGCACCTGCGTGCCCCGGGATTGGATCTGTGACGGAACCCGGGACTGTCCAGGCGGAGAGGATGAGGCGCCTTGTTCCACCTGCGAGGAGAATGAATTCCG GTGCCAGTCAGGTCTATGCATTGTGAACCGTTGGGTCTGCGACGGATATTCCGACTGCCCTGATGGCGATGACGAAATTGACGAATCTTGTCGCTCTCATACGAATGTGGAAGTGCAAGAACCAGGGGAAGAGCTAGCCGGTTCTGCACCTGCTCCTTCCATTCGCAAACCTTACAGACAACCGCAGTCACGTCAAAACAATG GAGAGACAGACAGCAAGGAGCTGTTAATGACAAGTGATTCGACGAACGCTTTGAAACGTAACTTCACAAGGCGTCCTTCACCTTCTCGTCTCACACCCTATTCGAGACCCATGCTGAAATCCCGCAAAGAACCAGAACAAACCACGATAGAGAATTTAACAGAAAAATCCGCGGCGTCATATAGAAAAAACTTCAGGAAACAAACCCAAAGAGTacctgaaattaaaaaagatgtaTCTGAAGATATGGATCAATTCTACGTTGACGTGATAAAGGAAGATGAACGAACGGCGGAAACGCCTCCGCCAGTTGCGACCAAATTGGACAAGAGCATAGACAACTTAGAGAGAGTCATTGATGGAGCTGGATTATTGAGG aaagcGGCCCTTGCCCGTAAACAGGATTTGTCCCGTGAATTGAACGCTACAGAAGAAGACTTTGGTTACAACAGTGCCCACGCATCGCCATGTCCCAACGAGGAATTACGTTGCGTTGACGGCCGATGTATCACTTTAGCCCAACTGTGTGACGGAACCATAGACTGTAGCGATCACGCCGACGAGGACAATTGCTATACATAA